From Pempheris klunzingeri isolate RE-2024b chromosome 16, fPemKlu1.hap1, whole genome shotgun sequence, a single genomic window includes:
- the fam83hb gene encoding protein FAM83H isoform X2 → MAHRSQSSSVGDNPLDPNYLPPHYREEYRLAIDALIENDIQGYYEFLQTADVVGFLAQPEIELIKSKIQVPNQTSNVPELTYHEGGQEADGSSDTYWPMQSDLAAPGLDLGWPLPQHSIIGPTEVTTLVNPSDPDMPSIKEQARRLIKNACQVIAVVMDTFTDVDIFSDLLDAAARHVPVYILLDEQEAHHFVSMVINCKVNLDLIPMMRVRTVAGITYYSRTGKSFKGQVKDRFLLADCRAVLSGNYSFMWSYEKIHRCIAHLFLGELVATFDEEFRILFAQSEPLVIESSDGALALSETSSTSSYLSSQFGLKRTQSLRNPIGYRRQPEIPSAFPYGDSDRNLGLPFRRNDPFRHTLEPGAGITIGKYSQQQFRLQQSFLEQGRSIVSRQMEMNSSVFKRHSYAEGTQENYTSSRQYMKHRVMNNLDETDFHREQTQSSHYYSEGPGPGSGHGQFDRLRGRPPHLSIDQYSDSSFRSDLEAPSGSHTRDYFSSEDLRGPEGHQVPPLAGRYGGGSSHRRPTIGQAYACQSSPTQLHPPEKKPFPRQSDQDCDQDADAKQGLRSWRIHSYLSTYEDSGEEGLVQPMGPDAFEDPPLSQQPIATESSAPRFGIKEPPNVPPKSRPDILRPRFGKPVLPESSNKDSTTTTTKDLLPSVSDYKSFVLEKKEREAAKDRERETERGAAREVGVDVEVKEAPELFLSKHESFRTRVNPLLQRSSRLRSSLIFSSSKEIHSSSLGLKPATEEEEELDSVRTSSIVAQILEKRRSLSREPFEWRKQAQEKEKEKQKEKEREKEEKEKQKEKAQQQEEKEIQLRAEIKAKEEPQKTNEEVKTTPTVEKSEVIASSSLNMNDPASRLQYFKDLAAKRKASKMETESSSQASVPAEKKPDLSDKPPLNNATSSKIPTVSISLAQPEPKKTDIAAKLAELTRRPSVSSSKPPIMAVKPASSSLKLSETTQPNKEENASEGQKKDIFKSLKPLPSPKIFKKDPLKLKGLNPRRISCGEEVLTTDATDAEKSELKKSRSHSSSTLPRDESKEGLQKVMGSNTSINTLGEGKGEGKTLDFLKKQTQRLKGFLGPKDKERKSSVDERSVQKVIEITEDSSKKQSSSAKDTGSTTSDQTTANHKTLTSTSGPSRYQAQGSSVLFSSNLRDDTKVILEQISANSQKNRQEREETGGASDAGEKGLERQNSLKKNRFLRPQGNVQEREGLLKRIESLRKEKKVYSRFEMGNSLG, encoded by the exons ATGGCACACCGATCTCAGAGTTCATCGGTTGGTGATAACCCCCTCGACCCAAACTACCTGCCCCCACATTACCGTGAGGAGTACCGGCTAGCTATTGATGCGCTGATAGAAAATGACATACAG GGCTACTATGAGTTCCTCCAGACTGCAGATGTGGTTGGTTTCCTGGCGCAGCCGGAAATTGAATTAATCAAGTCCAAAATCCAGGTGCCCAACCAGACGTCCAACGTCCCAGAGCTGACATACCACGAGGGAGGTCAAGAGGCTGATGGCTCCTCTGACACCTACTGGCCGATGCAGTCCGACCTGGCCGCCCCGGGGCTGGACCTGGGGTGGCCGCTGCCACAGCACAGCATCATCGGGCCCACAGAGGTCACCACTCTGGTTAACCCCTCCGACCCAGACATGCCAAGCATCAAGGAGCAGGCCAGGAGGCTCATCAAGAACGCATGCCAA GTCATTGCTGTGGTGATGGACACGTTCACAGATGTTGACATTTTTTCTGACCTCTTGGATGCAGCAGCACGCCACGTTCCTGTTTACATCCTACTGGACGAGCAGGAAGCCCATCACTTCGTCTCTATGGTCATCAACTGCAAAGTCAACTTGGACCTAATTCCT ATGATGCGTGTCAGGACTGTGGCAGGAATAACATATTATTCCCGGACTGGGAAATCATTTAAGGGGCAGGTGAAAGATCGTTTCCTACTGGCTGACTGCAGGGCTGTACTCAGTGGCAACTATAG TTTCATGTGGTCCTATGAGAAGATTCACCGCTGCATTGCCCACCTCTTCCTGGGGGAGCTGGTTGCCACTTTTGATGAAGAGTTTCGCATTCTGTTCGCTCAGTCGGAGCCTCTCGTCATTGAATCATCCGATGGAGCACTTGCTCTTTCAgaaaccagcagcaccagcagctacTTAAGCAGCCAGTTCGGTCTGAAGAGGACCCAGTCTTTGCGTAACCCCATAGGTTACCGCAGACAGCCTGAGATTCCCTCTGCCTTCCCCTATGGAGACTCTGATCGAAACCTCGGACTTCCTTTCCGGAGAAACGATCCATTTCGTCACACCCTTGAACCTGGGGCAGGAATTACAATTGGGAAGTATTCCCAGCAACAGTTTCGTCTGCAGCAGTCGTTCCTGGAGCAGGGAAGGTCCATAGTTTCCAGGCAGATGGAGATGAATTCCAGTGTTTTCAAGAGGCACAGCTACGCAGAGGGCACCCAGGAAAACTACACATCTTCAAGACAATACATGAAGCACAGAGTCATGAATAATCTGGACGAGACAGACTTCCACAG ggAGCAGACCCAAAGTAGCCATTACTACAGTGAAGGGCCCGGGCCAGGGTCTGGCCACGGACAATTTGACAGACTTCGGGGTCGTCCTCCACATCTCTCCATTGACCAGTATTCAGACTCAAGCTTTCGCTCAGACCTGGAGGCTCCATCTGGAAGCCATACCAGAGACTACTTTTCATCTGAAGACTTGAGAGGACCTGAGGGGCACCAGGTACCTCCATTGGCTGGGAGGTATGGAGGAGGGTCCTCCCATAGAAGGCCAACCATAGGTCAGGCTTATGCCTGTCAGAGCTCACCCACGCAGCTCCATCCACCAGAGAAGAAACCGTTTCCCAGACAATCTGATCAAGACTGTGATCAAGATGCAGATGCTAAGCAAGGCCTAAGGAGCTGGAGAATCCACTCCTATCTTAGCACTTATGAGGACAGTGGAGAAGAAGGCCTGGTTCAACCTATGGGACCTGATGCATTTGAAGATCCTCCACTGTCTCAGCAGCCAATTGCCACAGAAAGTTCAGCTCCTCGCTTTGGAATAAAGGAGCCACCAAACGTTCCCCCTAAATCCAGACCAGATATCCTGAGACCACGCTTTGGAAAGCCAGTCTTACCTGAGAGCAGCAATAAagactcaacaacaacaacaaccaaggATCTGCTTCCATCAGTCAGTGACTATAAGTCATTTGTActtgagaaaaaagagagggaggcagcgaaggacagggagagagagacagagagaggtgcagCAAGGGAGGTGGGTGTGGATGTGGAGGTGAAAGAGGCTCCAGAACTCTTCCTGTCCAAACATGAATCATTCCGCACACGCGTTAACCCACTCCTTCAACGTAGCTCTCGTCTCCGTTCCTCGCTTATATTCTCCTCATCCAAGGAGATCCACAGTAGTAGCCTGGGCCTTAAGCcagccacagaggaagaggaggagttaGACTCAGTGCGCACCTCCTCGATTGTGGCCCAGATACTAGAGAAGAGGAGGTCCTTGTCTCGTGAGCCTTTTGAGTGGAGAAAGCAAGctcaggaaaaagaaaaggagaaacaaaaggaaaaggagagagagaaagaagaaaaagagaaacagaaagagaaagctcaacagcaggaggaaaaggagattCAACTGAGAGCAGAGATTAAAGCAAAAGAGGAGCCTCAGAAAACTAACGAAGAGGTAAAAACGACACCAACTGTCGAGAAATCTGAAGTCATAGCATCGTCCTCTCTGAACATGAATGATCCAGCCAGTCGACTCCAGTATTTCAAAGACCTTGCTGCCAAGAGAAAAGCCTCAAAAATGGAGACAGAGTCGTCGTCACAAGCCTCAGTGCCTGCTGAAAAAAAGCCAGACCTTTCTGATAAACCGCCCCTAAACAATGCAACAAGTTCAAAGATCCCAACCGTCTCTATTAGTTTAGCACAACCTGAACCAAAGAAGACAGACATCGCTGCAAAACTGGCAGAGCTCACTCGCAGACCTTCAGTTAGCTCCTCAAAACCACCCATAATGGCTGTCAAGCCTGCCTCAAGCTCCCTGAAGCTGTCAGAGACAACTCAACCTAATAAAGAGGAGAATGCGTCAGAGGGTCAAAAGAAGGATATATTCAAGTCTCTAAAGCCCCTTCCTTCACCTAAGATCTTCAAAAAGGATCCACTGAAGCTTAAAGGACTGAATCCTCGGCGCATCTCCTGTGGAGAGGAGGTTCTGACCACAGACGCTACAGATGCAGAGAAGAGTGAACTGAAAAAGAGCCGCTCTCACAGTTCTTCAACGCTGCCACGAGATGAATCAAAGGAAGGACTGCAAAAAGTTATGGGATCTAATACATCCATCAACACACTTGGTGAAGGAAAGGGTGAGGGTAAGACACTTGACTTCTTAAAAAAGCAGACTCAGAGGCTAAAGGGATTCCTGGGGCCCAAGGATAAAGAACGGAAATCGTCAGTAGATGAGAGAAGCGTGCAAAAGGTGATAGAGATCACTGAAGATTCAAGCAAAAAGCAGAGTTCATCAGCTAAAGATACAGGATCCACCACTAGTGACCAAACTACAGCCAATCACAAGACACTAACCAGCACGTCAGGCCCATCTCGATACCAGGCCCAGGGCAGCTCCGTTCTGTTCAGTAGCAACCTTCGAGATGACACCAAAGTAATTTTAGAGCAGATCTCGGCCAACAGCCAGAAGAACCGACAGGAGCGAGAAGAAACAGGAGGGGCTAGTGATGCCGGAGAGAAGGGGCTGGAAAGACAAAACTCCTTAAAAAAGAATCGATTCCTGCGACCGCAGGGCAACGTCCAGGAGCGGGAGGGATTACTGAAGAGGATAGAGAGTttgaggaaggagaagaaggtcTACAGCCGCTTTGAG ATGGGGAATAGCCTGGGATAA
- the fam83hb gene encoding protein FAM83H isoform X1: MAHRSQSSSVGDNPLDPNYLPPHYREEYRLAIDALIENDIQGYYEFLQTADVVGFLAQPEIELIKSKIQVPNQTSNVPELTYHEGGQEADGSSDTYWPMQSDLAAPGLDLGWPLPQHSIIGPTEVTTLVNPSDPDMPSIKEQARRLIKNACQVIAVVMDTFTDVDIFSDLLDAAARHVPVYILLDEQEAHHFVSMVINCKVNLDLIPMMRVRTVAGITYYSRTGKSFKGQVKDRFLLADCRAVLSGNYSFMWSYEKIHRCIAHLFLGELVATFDEEFRILFAQSEPLVIESSDGALALSETSSTSSYLSSQFGLKRTQSLRNPIGYRRQPEIPSAFPYGDSDRNLGLPFRRNDPFRHTLEPGAGITIGKYSQQQFRLQQSFLEQGRSIVSRQMEMNSSVFKRHSYAEGTQENYTSSRQYMKHRVMNNLDETDFHREQTQSSHYYSEGPGPGSGHGQFDRLRGRPPHLSIDQYSDSSFRSDLEAPSGSHTRDYFSSEDLRGPEGHQVPPLAGRYGGGSSHRRPTIGQAYACQSSPTQLHPPEKKPFPRQSDQDCDQDADAKQGLRSWRIHSYLSTYEDSGEEGLVQPMGPDAFEDPPLSQQPIATESSAPRFGIKEPPNVPPKSRPDILRPRFGKPVLPESSNKDSTTTTTKDLLPSVSDYKSFVLEKKEREAAKDRERETERGAAREVGVDVEVKEAPELFLSKHESFRTRVNPLLQRSSRLRSSLIFSSSKEIHSSSLGLKPATEEEEELDSVRTSSIVAQILEKRRSLSREPFEWRKQAQEKEKEKQKEKEREKEEKEKQKEKAQQQEEKEIQLRAEIKAKEEPQKTNEEVKTTPTVEKSEVIASSSLNMNDPASRLQYFKDLAAKRKASKMETESSSQASVPAEKKPDLSDKPPLNNATSSKIPTVSISLAQPEPKKTDIAAKLAELTRRPSVSSSKPPIMAVKPASSSLKLSETTQPNKEENASEGQKKDIFKSLKPLPSPKIFKKDPLKLKGLNPRRISCGEEVLTTDATDAEKSELKKSRSHSSSTLPRDESKEGLQKVMGSNTSINTLGEGKGEGKTLDFLKKQTQRLKGFLGPKDKERKSSVDERSVQKVIEITEDSSKKQSSSAKDTGSTTSDQTTANHKTLTSTSGPSRYQAQGSSVLFSSNLRDDTKVILEQISANSQKNRQEREETGGASDAGEKGLERQNSLKKNRFLRPQGNVQEREGLLKRIESLRKEKKVYSRFEVVYHCKDDVCSVDGKAI; encoded by the exons ATGGCACACCGATCTCAGAGTTCATCGGTTGGTGATAACCCCCTCGACCCAAACTACCTGCCCCCACATTACCGTGAGGAGTACCGGCTAGCTATTGATGCGCTGATAGAAAATGACATACAG GGCTACTATGAGTTCCTCCAGACTGCAGATGTGGTTGGTTTCCTGGCGCAGCCGGAAATTGAATTAATCAAGTCCAAAATCCAGGTGCCCAACCAGACGTCCAACGTCCCAGAGCTGACATACCACGAGGGAGGTCAAGAGGCTGATGGCTCCTCTGACACCTACTGGCCGATGCAGTCCGACCTGGCCGCCCCGGGGCTGGACCTGGGGTGGCCGCTGCCACAGCACAGCATCATCGGGCCCACAGAGGTCACCACTCTGGTTAACCCCTCCGACCCAGACATGCCAAGCATCAAGGAGCAGGCCAGGAGGCTCATCAAGAACGCATGCCAA GTCATTGCTGTGGTGATGGACACGTTCACAGATGTTGACATTTTTTCTGACCTCTTGGATGCAGCAGCACGCCACGTTCCTGTTTACATCCTACTGGACGAGCAGGAAGCCCATCACTTCGTCTCTATGGTCATCAACTGCAAAGTCAACTTGGACCTAATTCCT ATGATGCGTGTCAGGACTGTGGCAGGAATAACATATTATTCCCGGACTGGGAAATCATTTAAGGGGCAGGTGAAAGATCGTTTCCTACTGGCTGACTGCAGGGCTGTACTCAGTGGCAACTATAG TTTCATGTGGTCCTATGAGAAGATTCACCGCTGCATTGCCCACCTCTTCCTGGGGGAGCTGGTTGCCACTTTTGATGAAGAGTTTCGCATTCTGTTCGCTCAGTCGGAGCCTCTCGTCATTGAATCATCCGATGGAGCACTTGCTCTTTCAgaaaccagcagcaccagcagctacTTAAGCAGCCAGTTCGGTCTGAAGAGGACCCAGTCTTTGCGTAACCCCATAGGTTACCGCAGACAGCCTGAGATTCCCTCTGCCTTCCCCTATGGAGACTCTGATCGAAACCTCGGACTTCCTTTCCGGAGAAACGATCCATTTCGTCACACCCTTGAACCTGGGGCAGGAATTACAATTGGGAAGTATTCCCAGCAACAGTTTCGTCTGCAGCAGTCGTTCCTGGAGCAGGGAAGGTCCATAGTTTCCAGGCAGATGGAGATGAATTCCAGTGTTTTCAAGAGGCACAGCTACGCAGAGGGCACCCAGGAAAACTACACATCTTCAAGACAATACATGAAGCACAGAGTCATGAATAATCTGGACGAGACAGACTTCCACAG ggAGCAGACCCAAAGTAGCCATTACTACAGTGAAGGGCCCGGGCCAGGGTCTGGCCACGGACAATTTGACAGACTTCGGGGTCGTCCTCCACATCTCTCCATTGACCAGTATTCAGACTCAAGCTTTCGCTCAGACCTGGAGGCTCCATCTGGAAGCCATACCAGAGACTACTTTTCATCTGAAGACTTGAGAGGACCTGAGGGGCACCAGGTACCTCCATTGGCTGGGAGGTATGGAGGAGGGTCCTCCCATAGAAGGCCAACCATAGGTCAGGCTTATGCCTGTCAGAGCTCACCCACGCAGCTCCATCCACCAGAGAAGAAACCGTTTCCCAGACAATCTGATCAAGACTGTGATCAAGATGCAGATGCTAAGCAAGGCCTAAGGAGCTGGAGAATCCACTCCTATCTTAGCACTTATGAGGACAGTGGAGAAGAAGGCCTGGTTCAACCTATGGGACCTGATGCATTTGAAGATCCTCCACTGTCTCAGCAGCCAATTGCCACAGAAAGTTCAGCTCCTCGCTTTGGAATAAAGGAGCCACCAAACGTTCCCCCTAAATCCAGACCAGATATCCTGAGACCACGCTTTGGAAAGCCAGTCTTACCTGAGAGCAGCAATAAagactcaacaacaacaacaaccaaggATCTGCTTCCATCAGTCAGTGACTATAAGTCATTTGTActtgagaaaaaagagagggaggcagcgaaggacagggagagagagacagagagaggtgcagCAAGGGAGGTGGGTGTGGATGTGGAGGTGAAAGAGGCTCCAGAACTCTTCCTGTCCAAACATGAATCATTCCGCACACGCGTTAACCCACTCCTTCAACGTAGCTCTCGTCTCCGTTCCTCGCTTATATTCTCCTCATCCAAGGAGATCCACAGTAGTAGCCTGGGCCTTAAGCcagccacagaggaagaggaggagttaGACTCAGTGCGCACCTCCTCGATTGTGGCCCAGATACTAGAGAAGAGGAGGTCCTTGTCTCGTGAGCCTTTTGAGTGGAGAAAGCAAGctcaggaaaaagaaaaggagaaacaaaaggaaaaggagagagagaaagaagaaaaagagaaacagaaagagaaagctcaacagcaggaggaaaaggagattCAACTGAGAGCAGAGATTAAAGCAAAAGAGGAGCCTCAGAAAACTAACGAAGAGGTAAAAACGACACCAACTGTCGAGAAATCTGAAGTCATAGCATCGTCCTCTCTGAACATGAATGATCCAGCCAGTCGACTCCAGTATTTCAAAGACCTTGCTGCCAAGAGAAAAGCCTCAAAAATGGAGACAGAGTCGTCGTCACAAGCCTCAGTGCCTGCTGAAAAAAAGCCAGACCTTTCTGATAAACCGCCCCTAAACAATGCAACAAGTTCAAAGATCCCAACCGTCTCTATTAGTTTAGCACAACCTGAACCAAAGAAGACAGACATCGCTGCAAAACTGGCAGAGCTCACTCGCAGACCTTCAGTTAGCTCCTCAAAACCACCCATAATGGCTGTCAAGCCTGCCTCAAGCTCCCTGAAGCTGTCAGAGACAACTCAACCTAATAAAGAGGAGAATGCGTCAGAGGGTCAAAAGAAGGATATATTCAAGTCTCTAAAGCCCCTTCCTTCACCTAAGATCTTCAAAAAGGATCCACTGAAGCTTAAAGGACTGAATCCTCGGCGCATCTCCTGTGGAGAGGAGGTTCTGACCACAGACGCTACAGATGCAGAGAAGAGTGAACTGAAAAAGAGCCGCTCTCACAGTTCTTCAACGCTGCCACGAGATGAATCAAAGGAAGGACTGCAAAAAGTTATGGGATCTAATACATCCATCAACACACTTGGTGAAGGAAAGGGTGAGGGTAAGACACTTGACTTCTTAAAAAAGCAGACTCAGAGGCTAAAGGGATTCCTGGGGCCCAAGGATAAAGAACGGAAATCGTCAGTAGATGAGAGAAGCGTGCAAAAGGTGATAGAGATCACTGAAGATTCAAGCAAAAAGCAGAGTTCATCAGCTAAAGATACAGGATCCACCACTAGTGACCAAACTACAGCCAATCACAAGACACTAACCAGCACGTCAGGCCCATCTCGATACCAGGCCCAGGGCAGCTCCGTTCTGTTCAGTAGCAACCTTCGAGATGACACCAAAGTAATTTTAGAGCAGATCTCGGCCAACAGCCAGAAGAACCGACAGGAGCGAGAAGAAACAGGAGGGGCTAGTGATGCCGGAGAGAAGGGGCTGGAAAGACAAAACTCCTTAAAAAAGAATCGATTCCTGCGACCGCAGGGCAACGTCCAGGAGCGGGAGGGATTACTGAAGAGGATAGAGAGTttgaggaaggagaagaaggtcTACAGCCGCTTTGAGGTAGTCTATCACTGCAAGGATGATGTCTGCAGCGTGGATGGGAAAGCGATATGA